TAGCCGAGACGGGATGAGCACCGGGTGAGAGGCCATCGCCCTCTCACCCTTCCCATTAAGCCGCTCAATAATCGAACATACCCGTTCTGTAATCCGAACGTTACACATTTCGCACATCAATGTTGCGCACATGTGTAACACCGAACCAAGGAAACCGCCTCGCCCCGCGAACGCGGTCGAACAGTTACTTCGCTTCCAGGTCCACCTGGACCGCGTGTAGGATCTCTTTCGTCGCGTCGTTCTGCACGAGCGCCACGAGCTTCAGGTTGCGGAGCGCGAGCGGCCGGTCGGTGCGCGGGAACGGCCCCTCCGCCTTCGTGAAGTCGTCGAGGTACTTCGTGAGCGCCGACTTGACCGCGTCCGGGTCGATGGTCACGGTCTGCTCGTGCGTTTTCTTGGTGAGCGCCACGCCCTTCGTCCCGCCCGGCATTGCCCGCACCACCATGTGGTGGTACCGCAACCCGTTGCCGCCGGTGTACCGGACCCGCTCCTCGGCCAGCACGAAGCGGAGCATCACCTTGTCGCCCGGGGCCTCCAGGTCGGCGACGGTTGCCTTCGCGCTGAAGCTGCCCTTCTCGCCCTTTGAGATAGCGAGCGACAGCTTCACTCCGGTCGGCTTTTCGAGCAATTCGTCGAGAGTTGTGCGGAACTGCTTGTAGAACTTTTCCGAATCGGCCGCGGACCCACCGGACCCGACCCCGAGTTTCCCGCTGATGAACAGCGTGGGCGCGCCCTGGATCTTGTCGGAGTAATACTCGACGCGGTCCATGCCGTCCGGACTGGTGAGCGGGTCCGGGCGGGGCACGTGGAAGTGGTACTGGAGCAGGATTACGTCAGACGGCTTGTACGCCTTCAACAACCCGTCGAACGCGAGATCGACCCCGACGCACGGCGGACACTCGGCCCCGGTGAAGACCTCGACCACGGCCGTTTTGTCGGTTTTCGCTTTGCGCCCGGCAAACGCTTCCGCCTTGAACGGCGGGTTCGTTTTGGCGTAGTCCGCGAAGTCACGCAGTTCGAGCTTCGTGAGTTGCGTCTGGTAGGGCTTTGCGTCGTCCGCTTTGCCGGCCTTGGTCAGCGTGCGGACAAGGGATTCCAGCACCACGATCCGCGTCCCGGTGGTGTCCTCGTCGGTGAGCAGGCGCTCGGCCCGCTTCGCCTGTGCCACCGCGAGTTCCGAGAGCGTCGGCTGCGCGGCGAGCAGGTCCACGGTGCGCAGCGTCATGTCGCGCTCCCAGCGCGGGCCGAACGTACCGGCGGTCTTGTTCAGCCGCTCGATGACCCCGCGCACTTCGTCCGCGGGCAGCTTCTTCTCGCCGGCCTGCGCGAGCACCGCGAACGCCGCACCGAACATCTCGGGACCGTCCTCGGACTGAGTGAGCGCCTCGCGCGCGACCGCGAACGGGTCGTCGAGCTTCGCGAGCTTCGTTGGGTACATCGTCGTGAGTTGGAGGCGCCCGCCCACGACCGACAGCGACCCGTTGAGCTTCTTTTTGTCCTTGCTCAGCGCGCCGTCGAAGGAGAGGAGTTCGCGCCCCATGAAGCCGAGCGCGAACTGCACCGTGTCGCCGGTGACGGTGACCGCGGTGACGGTCGGCTTGACCTTCAGTTCGTCCGAGGCCCCGAGGTACTCGCCGGTCCACTTACCGTCCTTCTCGGCGAGTTTAATCAGCATGATCGTCTCTTCACCGCGATCAATGGGCACGGTGAGTTTCCAGTTGCCCGACGGCGGCGCGGGGTCGGCGGAGCGGCCCAAACCGGCCGCGACGAACAGCACAGTGAGGGCACAAACGGTACGGAGCATGAGGGGTCCGGGTTCGAGGCAGGGGCGTGAGGCGGGCTAGAATCGGTCCCGGTAACGATACACCTTCGCCACCGCGTCCGCCACCTGCTGAACGTCGGCCGTTGCGCCCGACAGAACGGGGTGGTGCAGCATAACGCAGCGCTCGTGCGCGTCGGTGGCGTGCGCGAGTTCGCCCGCGGCTCGGAACCGCGACGGCGACCGCCCGATATGAAGGGCCTTGAAACCGACATCAAACGCGATGCCTTCCGCACGCAGCGCTTTCACGAACACTTCGCGCGACAGCCCGAAGGCACCGGGGGCGTACTGAAAACCAACTTTGTAGAAGGCGGCGACGGAGCTTGGGGTGAGGTTGGTGAAGGGTCGAATCGAAGAACCCCTCCCCAACCCCTCCCCTAAACGGAGAGGGGCTGAAGACAGAGCCGCAAACAATTTGACGTCTTCTGTTTTTGGCTCTGCTCCCCCTTCCTTCTTAGGGAAGGGGGTTAGGGGGTTAGGTTCTGCCTGTAACCCCTCCCCAACCCCTCCCCTAAACGGAGAGGGGCTTAAAACCGGCGATCGCAGTGTGGTGGTCTGTGTGTTTGGCTCTGCTCCCCCTTCCTTCCTAGGGAAGGGGGTTAGGGGGTTAGGTTCTTCCCTCCATCCCACCAACTCCCGCACCCGTTCCGCGCGCTGAATCGTCAGCGCCCGCAGCTTTCGCAACTGCGGGCGCAGCACGGCCGCTTGCAGTTCGCTGAGAGGCGCCCACTGTTGCAGCCCGCGGTGCAGCCACGTCTTCGTGCGCTGGTA
This region of Gemmata massiliana genomic DNA includes:
- a CDS encoding DegT/DnrJ/EryC1/StrS family aminotransferase, encoding MQPDLPALLGGTPTRPDGPPGWPLPDRDVQAAVTGAMAVGAWGQYHGEHICALEAELGAFHEVPHAIACASGTLAVEAALRALRVGPGDEVVMAAYEYESNFLTVHALGAKPVLVDVHPHNWQLDETKLEAAFTPQTKAILCSHLHGGLVAMPAVMEIARARGIGVVEDAAQAPGAMVAGKPVGTWGDVGTLSFGGSKLLTAGRGGALLFNDAQLYQRTKTWLHRGLQQWAPLSELQAAVLRPQLRKLRALTIQRAERVRELVGWREEPNPLTPFPRKEGGAEPNTQTTTLRSPVLSPSPFRGGVGEGLQAEPNPLTPFPKKEGGAEPKTEDVKLFAALSSAPLRLGEGLGRGSSIRPFTNLTPSSVAAFYKVGFQYAPGAFGLSREVFVKALRAEGIAFDVGFKALHIGRSPSRFRAAGELAHATDAHERCVMLHHPVLSGATADVQQVADAVAKVYRYRDRF